A region from the Triticum aestivum cultivar Chinese Spring chromosome 3D, IWGSC CS RefSeq v2.1, whole genome shotgun sequence genome encodes:
- the LOC123074367 gene encoding uncharacterized protein: MASPRAPDWPRGLVFAPGDADLITIHLQRKISGSSLPAADARYIHNADVYGAEPAALVTGLLSASARSDGEGREWYFFTSVRAQSSRDTRRCRAVAGGVGTWHSEKARCVVLDGGGAVVGYRQSFTYEPKNGWLMLEFSQQEPRRGEAMPILCKIYQKRRAGRSASKTISAGSSSMSESKRKAAAADERSVEGSSARVRRCLQFRPPPAAPNPPALVATSEIQEAFLLSAQRPQAEQEPEESQEPPVRIAHTATPLIPSFSMAADHALSFDRTTFLRPAQDWPMPANSDLSDTSTALLSNYGFVSPATSELSCYNATTPLRDNTGAWAFQPSALTSSYDTTFLLPGQHWATPESSQVSEASTLDSYGCFSPDHATSRTTTQPISNGTGYCWSFPQYSELSAIFGA, translated from the coding sequence ATGGCGTCCCCGCGTGCGCCCGACTGGCCCCGTGGCCTCGTCTTCGCCCCCGGCGACGCCGATCTCATAACAATCCACCTCCAGCGCAAGATCTCCGGGTCCTCGctccccgccgccgacgcccggtACATCCACAACGCGGACGTGTACGGGGCCGAGCCCGCCGCGCTCGTCACCGGCCTCCTCTCCGCCTCGGCGAGGAGCGACGGCGAGGGCAGGGAGTGGTACTTCTTCACCTCCGTGCGGGCCCAGAGCAGCCGGGACACCCGCAGGTGCCGCGCCGTCGCGGGTGGGGTCGGCACCTGGCATTCGGAGAAGGCGCGGTGCGTCGTGCTCGATGGGGGCGGCGCCGTCGTCGGGTACCGCCAATCCTTCACCTACGAGCCCAAGAACGGCTGGCTGATGCTAGAGTTCAGCCAACAAGAACCCCGCCGCGGCGAGGCCATGCCCATCCTCTGCAAAATCTACCAGAAGCGTCGTGCCGGCCGGTCCGCCTCGAAGACGATTTCGGCTGGGTCGTCATCGATGTCGGAATCCAAGAGGAAGGCGGCGGCCGCGGACGAGCGCTCCGTCGAGGGTTCCTCGGCCCGCGTGAGGCGATGCCTGCAGTTCCGTCCGCCTCCTGCCGCACCAAATCCGCCCGCACTGGTTGCTACATCGGAGATTCAAGAAGCGTTCTTGCTTTCAGCCCAGCGGCCGCAGGCAGAGCAAGAACCAGAGGAGTCGCAAGAACCGCCGGTACGCATAGCACACACAGCCACACCGCTGATTCCCAGCTTCTCCATGGCCGCCGACCACGCCCTGAGCTTCGACCGCACCACCTTCCTCCGCCCCGCCCAAGATTGGCCCATGCCAGCGAATTCGGACCTGAGCGACACGTCGACGGCACTACTGAGCAATTATGGCTTCGTCTCACCAGCCACCTCCGAGCTGAGCTGCTACAATGCCACGACACCCTTGAGAGATAACACCGGCGCTTGGGCCTTCCAGCCGTCCGCCCTGACCTCCTCCTATGACACCACCTTCCTCCTCCCTGGCCAACATTGGGCCACACCAGAGTCGTCACAAGTCAGTGAGGCATCGACGCTGGATAGCTACGGCTGCTTCTCGCCCGACCACGCCACGTCCAGGACCACCACACAGCCGATCAGCAACGGCACCGGCTATTGTTGGTCTTTCCCGCAGTACAGTGAGCTATCGGCAATTTTTGGCGCCTGA